A window of Trichoderma atroviride chromosome 3, complete sequence contains these coding sequences:
- a CDS encoding uncharacterized protein (EggNog:ENOG41): protein MSMDSPTAAASPADLASTMPDSIDSDPAPLSASTSNRHSALSRPLSYASKNRLSQYSVTGSLPPPIATSISRVPHVPLESGLHAGARLRISHHASHALRAATRVLGAAVRAYDANE, encoded by the coding sequence ATGTCCATGGATTCacccacagcagcagcgtccCCGGCGGACCTCGCTTCGACGATGCCAGACTCAATCGACTCTGACCCGGCCCCGCTGAGCGCCTCGACATCGAATCGCCATAGTGCACTGTCCCGGCCACTGTCATATGCGTCCAAGAACAGGTTGTCACAGTACTCTGTCACCGGATCGCTGCCCCCCCCGATCGCGACCTCAATCTCACGTGTTCCCCATGTTCCCCTCGAGTCTGGCCTACACGCAGGTGCGCGACTTCGCATATCCCATCATGCATCCCATGCACTACGGGCCGCCACCCGAGTCCTCGGGGCCGCCGTCCGGGCTTACGACGCCAATGAGTGA